The Triticum aestivum cultivar Chinese Spring chromosome 3A, IWGSC CS RefSeq v2.1, whole genome shotgun sequence genome includes a region encoding these proteins:
- the LOC123061983 gene encoding anthocyanidin 5,3-O-glucosyltransferase: MAEKTVVLYPSLGVGHLNPMVQLAKAFLRRGVAVTIAVVDPPGKDPVLEAAVTRLASASPSIAVHLLPIQPASTNEQHSNTALRMLDELRLASPVLREFLRSLPAVDAIVLDMFCVDALDVAAELAVPAYMFYASAAADLAIYLQVPDVFRAAPFSFKDMGDAALPFSGVPPVRALDMPDTMSDRESDLCKRRVQQLARMPEARGILVNSFEWLESRAVKALRDGLCVSGGRSTPQIYCIGPLVDGGASGQSGERHACLEWLDKQPKQSVVFLCFGSAGVFSAAQLREMAGGLENSGHRFLWAVRSPREEQSKSGEPDLEALLPDGFLERTGDRGLVLKNWAPQAEVLRHEAVGAFVTHCGWNSALEAVMSGVPMICWPLYAEQRLNKIHLVEEMKIGVAVEGYEESSVKAEEVQAKVRLVMESEEGQKLRERAAMAKGMAADAVKEGGSSDVAIYAFLKHVEDERSSRSAKSGH, encoded by the coding sequence ATGGCGGAGAAGACGGTGGTCCTCTACCCCTCACTAGGCGTCGGCCATTTGAACCCCATGGTGCAGCTGGCCAAGGCCTTCCTCCGCCGCGGCGTGGCCGTCACCATCGCCGTCGTCGACCCGCCGGGGAAGGACCCCGTGCTGGAAGCCGCGGTCACCCGCCTCGCCAGCGCTTCCCCCTCCATAGCAGTCCACCTCCTGCCCATCCAGCCTGCGAGCACCAATGAGCAGCACTCCAACACAGCCTTGCGTATGCTCGACGAGCTCCGCCTCGCAAGCCCTGTGCTCCGGGAGTTCCTCCGCTCGCTCCCTGCCGTCGACGCCATCGTCCTCGACATGTTTTGCGTCGACGCCCTCGACGTCGCCGCTGAGCTCGCCGTCCCCGCCTACATGTTctacgcgtccgccgccgccgacctcgcaaTCTACCTCCAGGTTCCTGATGTCTTCCGCGCGGCGCCTTTCTCGTTCAAGGATATGGGAGACGCGGCGCTGCCCTTCTCCGGCGTGCCGCCGGTTCGCGCTCTGGACATGCCGGACACCATGTCAGACCGGGAGAGCGACCTGTGCAAGAGAAGAGTGCAGCAGCTCGCGCGGATGCCGGAAGCGAGAGGCATTCTGGTGAACAGCTTCGAGTGGCTGGAGTCGAGAGCCGTCAAAGCTCTCCGGGATGGCCTCTGCGTGTCCGGCGGCCGCTCCACGCCGCAAATATACTGCATCGGGCCATTGGTCGACGGCGGCGCGAGCGGTCAAAGTGGCGAGAGGCACGCTTGCCTCGAGTGGCTGGACAAGCAGCCAAAGCAGAGCGTGGTGTTCCTCTGCTTCGGTAGCGCGGGGGTTTTCTCGGCGGCTCAGCTGAGAGAGATGGCAGGCGGGCTAGAGAACTCCGGGCACCGGTTCCTGTGGGCCGTGCGTAGCCCACGCGAGGAGCAGAGCAAGTCCGGCGAACCGGACTTGGAGGCGTTGCTTCCTGATGGTTTCTTGGAGAGAACCGGAGACAGGGGCTTGGTTCTGAAGAACTGGGCGCCACAGGCGGAGGTGCTGCGGCACGAGGCCGTGGGAGCGTTCGTGacgcactgcgggtggaactcgGCGCTGGAGGCGGTCATGTCCGGCGTGCCGATGATCTGCTGGCCGCTGTACGCGGAGCAGAGGCTGAACAAGATACACCTGGTGGAGGAGATGAAGATTGGGGTGGCGGTGGAGGGCTACGAGGAGTCGTCCGTCAAGGCCGAGGAGGTGCAAGCCAAGGTGAGGCTGGTAATGGAGTCGGAGGAAGGGCAAAAGCTTCGAGAGAGGGCGGCCATGGCGAAAGGGATGGCTGCAGACGCCGTCAAGGAAGGTGGATCTTCCGACGTGGCAATTTACGCCTTCTTGAAGCATGTGGAAGATGAAAGAAGCTCGAGGAGCGCCAAATCCGGCCATTAA